Part of the Halobacteriovorax vibrionivorans genome, TAATTCTTTTATTATTAATAATATTAAATGTTTGGAGTTTAATGATGCCTATAAAAACGCAGATAGTAAACACATCAGGGGAAGGCTTTTATAATATTACAAAAGAAATTCGTCACTGCGCAAAAGAACTTAATCCACAAGAGCGTGATGGAATCCTTGTTTTACAAATTCAACATACGAGCGCGGCACTATGTGTTAACGAAGCATTTGATCCAAGTGCAAAAGAAGATATGGAAAACTTCTTAAAATATCTTGTTCCAAGAGATTTAAACTTCATCACACATACGGCAGAAGGCCCAGATGACTCACCTTCACACATGAAGTCTATTCTTATGCAAACAGGACTGACCCTAATTATTGAAGATGGAGAATTTGATATTGGCAGATGGTCGGGCATTTATCTTTGTGAGTTTCGAGATCACAAGCAAGAAAGAAAAGTAAAAGTGAAATTTATAGAGGGATAAATAACAAAGGCCTCATAAAGAGGCCCTGTTATATAGTTTTGTTTTTTATTTTATTAAATCAATAGTTTAATGAATTACTTTGTTGATTCGTAGATTGCTTTAAATCCTTCAAAGTCTCTAGCAGCGATTTCCGCAAGCATCTTTCTGTTGATTTCAACATTGTTCTTCTTAAGCTGTCCCATGAACTTTGAATAAGAAGTACCAAGAAGCTTAGCAGCTGCAGAGATTCTAACGATCCAAAGCTTTCTCATATCTCTTTTAAGAAGCCTTCTACCGATATATCTGTAGTGTAATGCTCTTTTTACTGTTTCAGAAGCGTGATAGTACTTAGTTCTTCTTGAAAAGTGAAAACCTTTCGCTAATTTAAGAACCTTGTTTCTTCTCGCTCTTGCTTTAAAACCTCTTCTAACTCTAGACATAATTTACTCCATTTTTTTGACGTTTGGGGGTTAACTCATTAATCGTCAACTCTTGTACTTCCCAAAAATCAGGTTAAAAAAACAAATTGTTTTGTCGATTTATAGTTTCGACCAACTTAATTTTTGAATTGCTTGCGCTTAGTTTTTTGCAGCGTAAGGTAACATTCTTTTTACACGACCAGTATCTGAAGCGTGAACGTAATCTGTTTTACCAGCTCTTTTCTTCGCATCAGTTGGTTTCTTTTCAAGAATGTGTCTTAGGTTTGCTCTTTTTCTTTTGAACTTACCGTTACCTACTGGCTTAAATCTTTTAGCAGCAGCTCTTCTTGTTTTCATTTTTGGCATTAAATACTCCTTAAATTTTTCTGTGTTAAAACACAGATCGAGAATTCAACAAAATATAACAAAACTATAAGTGCATATTTGTAGCAGGTTTGCACACTTAATGCAAAGGATAATCATCTTTTAGTAAAAAAATATCAGGTACTTAGGAAGTATATGAGAAGAAGCGCCTGACGTAAAATCAGGCACTTACATATGAAAAAGAGTTATTTCTTTTTAACAGGGGCAACGATTGTAATAATACGATTCCCCATCATCTTAATTGGAGACTCAATAGCAGCAGAGGCTTCTTCGCAAACTCCTGCAAGAATCGACTCAAACTTCTCTTTCCCCATATCTTTATAGGCCATTTCACGTCCACGAAATTGCATAACAAATTTTACTTTGTCGCCATTTTCAAGGAATTTGTAGGCCTTCTTAAGCTTAGTTTCAAGATCATGTGCTTCAATATTTGGACGCAGCTGAATTTCTTTAAGTTGAACCTTAGCTTGCTTCTTCTTTGCTTCAGCAGCTTTTTTCTGTTGTTCGTACTTAAACTTACCGTAGTCCATTAGCTTTACAACAGGTGGCTTAGCTGTTGGTGCGATCTCGATGAGATCAACGCCAAGTTCTTCAGCAATTTCACGTGCCTTATCAATAGAAACGACTCCATACTGTTCTTCATCACTCATTAGACGACATTCTGGAATTCTGATTTGGTCATTCGTTCTAGGGCCTCTCTCTTTTCTTCTACCCCTTCCACCTTTAAAATTGTTGCTAATAAAACACCTCCGGAAATAAGACCAATTATTAGCGGTTGGTCTCATAATAAATAAATATCAAGAATTGATCATATACAATTCTAATAGTTTACAATTGTGATTGCAAACATAACAAAAAATATTCCTCGAGTATACATTAATGAAGGAGATATTTCTCATAAAAAACCTGATAATCCCCTTCATGTGAAGATATTCGTAAAAAATAGTCCTCATCTATACCTAAATCATTAAATAACTCAGAAATCTTCTTATATTCTCTTAACTTTTCTAGGCCAATCTCTACGCTTTCAATATCTCCAGAATTTAGATCCTTAGTTATAAGATTCTTATTCTGTATATTACCTATAATAGGAATCCCTACAATATACTCTAAGTCCTGCTCTTCATCCCTACTAACGAGAAGATAGAGTTCATCGTATTTGAAATGAATGAGATTGCCATGGACAATTTCAGACATTAAATGGGCCGCTTCAGAGAAAATGCGGCCTAATTCTTTATGAGTGGCCCCGTGAACCAATCGAATATTTCCAATTTTTCTAATATTTTTATCTTTACCTAAATCCATTTAGTCCTCGTGAGTCTCATCATCTGGTTCAATATGGATTAAAATATCAATATCGCGACAATAATCCTTAAGTAGTGATCTTAAGCGATCTTCAACCTCATGTGAAATTTCATGGGCCTTTGTTAATGAGAGCTTAGGATCAAGTAGAAGATGAAAGTCTATTTGCATCCAGGTCGTATTTCCACGCGCTCTAAACTCATGTATATCACGGACATATTGCATATCCTCTAATGCTTTTAGATAACGATCCTTAATAACTGGTGATACATCGAGGAGATCATTTAAATTATCTAATGTAATTTGAATCGCTAGATAAAAGAGGTAGAAGATAATAAGTCCACCAACAATATAGTCGACAATAAAGATTTCAAACTTAGCACAAACGATTGAGATAAGAACACCAATACTAATGACCATATCACCGAACGTGTGCCCGCTATCTGCAATTAAAATCTTAGAATTTAACTCTCGCCCTTTTCGACCTTCATAACTTGATACAAATGCACTTACTGCAATTGAGATGAGTATTGATAATATTGGTATGGCCCCGAATAAACCTCTGGTCTGCTCCCCAGAAAAAACAAAGTCATGATAATCAATACCTAATTTAATTGAAGAACCAAATAACATTAGAGCAATAATTAGTGCTCCAAGATTTTCAAATTTATAATGGCCATAATTATGTCTACGATCACTTGGCTTTGCAGCGATTGCTATCGTGATTAAACCTAAGATATTTGAAGAGCCATCAAAAAGTGACTCAATCCCAGAAGATCTAAGAGAGAGAAAATCAAATTGAATACCAGCAAAGAGCTTAATTAGAGCGACAGCGATATTTAGGAAGAAAGTTATAAGTAAAACTTTCTTTATCGCACTTTCTCTTGATAGTAATTCAGTCTTCAAAGGCAACCTTTTAGTTATACCACTTTAAAATTAAGTTTCAGTTGGTCTAATAGAATCTTCTCAGTAGACTCGATAAAATCAGCGAGTTTATCTCTATCTGCTACGTAGTAAGAATTGTCTTCGTAACCTAAAACACCGACTTGTTCAAAATACTGCAGAGCAGTTTTCATTAATTCAACATTTTGGCTTTCTGGAAAACGGATGACTCTTTGAGTTTGAATTTCTGCATTATAAACATCCGCAAATCGCTTCATATAATCGGCCGTCTTAAAAGAGACATTATTCTTTTGAAAACTTTCTAACGTCAAGGCCGATACAAAGTATGCTTCGTTTATATAAGTAAGAGAGCGAGCAAAGATACTTAATTTGGAAGCGACTTCATAGAGATCTTTATTAGTGAACTCAATGGCCTCGTTTAAATTAGCAATATCTCTTCCCACAACATTACTTAGTATCTTAAGAGTCTTTGAATAGTATTGTTTTACAGTTGGTAAATAAAACTCCATCTTCAATAAGCTTCTTTGCTTAATGAAGAATTGTTTTAAACAATCGGCATTTTCTATCTCACCACTAAAAACATTAAACCAAGCAAGTGATATGGTCCAAGGTATAATGAAGTGATGAACTATTGTATTTTTGAAAAAGAGAAGCTCTCCTCTTGAGTCCTTCTTAATTGAATAAAATAGAGAAGATCCAACTTCTTTTTGCCCAATAACATCAACCTTATTATTGCCAATAAGGATGTCCATTGCACGGCCAATAGAGTCTTCTAATAGAGAGTCTTTTAGACCATCAGTAAAAGGAATATCATATGACTTACAATATTCTAAAATTGCCTGAGCTTTTAATATGATATCTGTCCACTTAAGAGCACCTGTTGGCTCATCAAGAAGAATTAGAACAAGTAAGTTAGTCGGCGTGATAACCATTTGATCACCAACACTTCTAAAACATTTAAATGCAAGGTCTCTTACATGCTTCTTATTCTCATCTGGATCATCTAATTTATATGCATATTGAGGCTTACCAAGATTGATATGTATTTTACCAAATTGATAGGCCATAAGTTTTAGAAGGCCAAAGAGTTGTCCTGTCGACTCTTTCTTTTTCTTTCCACCCATCATCTCTTTTGCCAGTGCTTTTTGCTCTGGAACATACTCATGAGCAATACTTACAGGAACAAATGCTAATCCTCTCTCTTTTGCATTTGGAAGATGTGAATGTGCCTCTAGTAGCATTTGGTATAGGCCGTATTTTGGTGGCCTAAGTTTTCCAGAGCGAGTACGCCCACCTTCAAAGAAGAATTCAATGGGCTCTTTCCTTTTTAATAAAGCAAAGAGGTAGGCCTCCATTGTAAATTTATAGAGAATGTCGTTTTGAAAGCTTCTTCTGATAAAGAAACATCCAGATTTTCTAAATATTTTACCAATTGGGAATATATTTAAGTTATCACCACCTGCAACATAGAGCATACGTTTGTATTCTTTAAAGAATTTGTAATTAATAGCAATATAATCGGCATGTGATTGATGATTTGGAACGAGAACGACACTGTCTTTTTCAAGCAAAGCTCGAAGATCAGTGTCATTTTCTTTGTAACTGATACCATCATAAAGTCTTGGTAAAGTAGCATCAAAGAACTTTTCCATCGACTTCATATATGAAGGTGAGTTAATTGCACGCATTTCTTTAAAGTTTGCAATTACTTTCTTCCTAGTCGCTTCAGGATCTTTACTATCACTGATGCGTTTTACGATCTTAGGATAACTTAATAAGTCATCTAGGATATCAGTTTGCATAGAGCGGCCTTTTATTGTTTTCCGTGTGGTTTACTCTCTGCCATACCTGAAGATGACATTTCCATAAATAATCCGGCTTCACTCATTTGATCAAGTTGATCAACACCAAGATAAGTCATCCCTGAGCGAATACCACCTGTAAGTTCATTGATAATATTCTCAACTGGCCCTTTACAAGGAATCATTGTATCAACACCTTCTGCGGCCATACCTTTAGGAAGCTCCCCACGCCAAGAAACTTGAGCGGCCTTTGAAGCCATTCCACGATATTCTTTCATTCCACCTTTAACTTCACCTGGAGTTTCTAATGCTCCTGAGAGAAGTGATCCGGCCATACATGAATTAGCTCCAGCACATAATGCTTTTACCATGTCTCCAGAGTTCTTAAGTCCACCATCTGCGATAACAGGGATCCCTGCTCTCTGTGCTTCTGCAACACACATTGCAACAGCTGTTAATTGTGGAACGCCATGACCTGTAATGATACGTGTTGTACACATACTTCCAGGACCGATACCAACTTTAACAGCATCAGCACCTTTATCAATCATACGCTTTACACCATCTGGTGTTGCAACATTACCTGCAATAACATCAATTGATGGATAATTTTTCTTAATATACTCGAGAACTTCCATCATCATAATTGAATCACCATGAGCGATATCAACAGTTAGAATTTCTACTCCTAATTCAGCAAGTAGGTCTGCTCTCTTTTTTCCCTCATCCTTAACACCAACTGAAGCTGCGATTGGAAGAGAGATAGAATGTTCTTTGAAATATTTTTGAATTGCTTTTACATCTTCAACTTGTTGCTCTGGAGACATGAAACGATGAAGAATACCAACGCCACCTAGACGCCCCATCTCCATTGCCATCTCTGGTCCTGTAACTGTATCCATATTTGCAGCAATAATTGGAATATCAATTGAATGGTTCTTAGTAATTTTTGTTTTTAAATTCGTGTGTCTGCGAGAAGAAATCTCTGAATACCTAGGAATTAATAAAACGTCATCAAAAGTTAAACCTTTTCCACGACTTAAAATACCATTTGCTTTGAATGTTAAATCCATACTCTCCCCTAAAATAACAATCCCGTGTGTGTAATTTCAACGTCATAATATCATTGTCGAAAAGACACACACAAGGGAATTTTAGGTTTTATCTGAAAGTATAAAGACGATAACGTGATGAAATAAAAGCTAAAAACTCATCGTCATAGCTCATGTGACCAAATACGGCCGAGTAGGCAGAACCTAAGTCAAACTCTTGTTTGATCATTCCATTAG contains:
- the rplT gene encoding 50S ribosomal protein L20; this encodes MSRVRRGFKARARRNKVLKLAKGFHFSRRTKYYHASETVKRALHYRYIGRRLLKRDMRKLWIVRISAAAKLLGTSYSKFMGQLKKNNVEINRKMLAEIAARDFEGFKAIYESTK
- a CDS encoding cation diffusion facilitator family transporter — translated: MKTELLSRESAIKKVLLITFFLNIAVALIKLFAGIQFDFLSLRSSGIESLFDGSSNILGLITIAIAAKPSDRRHNYGHYKFENLGALIIALMLFGSSIKLGIDYHDFVFSGEQTRGLFGAIPILSILISIAVSAFVSSYEGRKGRELNSKILIADSGHTFGDMVISIGVLISIVCAKFEIFIVDYIVGGLIIFYLFYLAIQITLDNLNDLLDVSPVIKDRYLKALEDMQYVRDIHEFRARGNTTWMQIDFHLLLDPKLSLTKAHEISHEVEDRLRSLLKDYCRDIDILIHIEPDDETHED
- a CDS encoding 1-acyl-sn-glycerol-3-phosphate acyltransferase, whose translation is MQTDILDDLLSYPKIVKRISDSKDPEATRKKVIANFKEMRAINSPSYMKSMEKFFDATLPRLYDGISYKENDTDLRALLEKDSVVLVPNHQSHADYIAINYKFFKEYKRMLYVAGGDNLNIFPIGKIFRKSGCFFIRRSFQNDILYKFTMEAYLFALLKRKEPIEFFFEGGRTRSGKLRPPKYGLYQMLLEAHSHLPNAKERGLAFVPVSIAHEYVPEQKALAKEMMGGKKKKESTGQLFGLLKLMAYQFGKIHINLGKPQYAYKLDDPDENKKHVRDLAFKCFRSVGDQMVITPTNLLVLILLDEPTGALKWTDIILKAQAILEYCKSYDIPFTDGLKDSLLEDSIGRAMDILIGNNKVDVIGQKEVGSSLFYSIKKDSRGELLFFKNTIVHHFIIPWTISLAWFNVFSGEIENADCLKQFFIKQRSLLKMEFYLPTVKQYYSKTLKILSNVVGRDIANLNEAIEFTNKDLYEVASKLSIFARSLTYINEAYFVSALTLESFQKNNVSFKTADYMKRFADVYNAEIQTQRVIRFPESQNVELMKTALQYFEQVGVLGYEDNSYYVADRDKLADFIESTEKILLDQLKLNFKVV
- a CDS encoding secondary thiamine-phosphate synthase enzyme YjbQ, producing MPIKTQIVNTSGEGFYNITKEIRHCAKELNPQERDGILVLQIQHTSAALCVNEAFDPSAKEDMENFLKYLVPRDLNFITHTAEGPDDSPSHMKSILMQTGLTLIIEDGEFDIGRWSGIYLCEFRDHKQERKVKVKFIEG
- the rpmI gene encoding 50S ribosomal protein L35 → MPKMKTRRAAAKRFKPVGNGKFKRKRANLRHILEKKPTDAKKRAGKTDYVHASDTGRVKRMLPYAAKN
- the infC gene encoding translation initiation factor IF-3 → MRPTANNWSYFRRCFISNNFKGGRGRRKERGPRTNDQIRIPECRLMSDEEQYGVVSIDKAREIAEELGVDLIEIAPTAKPPVVKLMDYGKFKYEQQKKAAEAKKKQAKVQLKEIQLRPNIEAHDLETKLKKAYKFLENGDKVKFVMQFRGREMAYKDMGKEKFESILAGVCEEASAAIESPIKMMGNRIITIVAPVKKK
- a CDS encoding guanosine monophosphate reductase; this encodes MDLTFKANGILSRGKGLTFDDVLLIPRYSEISSRRHTNLKTKITKNHSIDIPIIAANMDTVTGPEMAMEMGRLGGVGILHRFMSPEQQVEDVKAIQKYFKEHSISLPIAASVGVKDEGKKRADLLAELGVEILTVDIAHGDSIMMMEVLEYIKKNYPSIDVIAGNVATPDGVKRMIDKGADAVKVGIGPGSMCTTRIITGHGVPQLTAVAMCVAEAQRAGIPVIADGGLKNSGDMVKALCAGANSCMAGSLLSGALETPGEVKGGMKEYRGMASKAAQVSWRGELPKGMAAEGVDTMIPCKGPVENIINELTGGIRSGMTYLGVDQLDQMSEAGLFMEMSSSGMAESKPHGKQ